Proteins encoded in a region of the Anopheles aquasalis chromosome 2, idAnoAquaMG_Q_19, whole genome shotgun sequence genome:
- the LOC126575802 gene encoding uncharacterized protein LOC126575802: MFTTNNIQTATGTPIGIQYQTTDINKTTKLDGQKTNQQTPEFSTFYANVNMIQKLTPSSQGLSTVNLAQLSEDNKTVQYLQPFSYANCALVNQMPIPNGVTGITVDGRQLVVNKPITNTISNISFKCDVCGLMFNHLTLLNHHKRTHNQDGETTSDAITVVTQPQNLQVQGPNIISETGQNLGQIQIVATEALEPAQQQQQLQHAQDAQQQQQAQQQQQQQQQQQQQVTHSTKADKTQKCITCNGPIHNNPKRKGPKLIRCESCINNDGSQMVARPTQIFVAPDGDVKFEISEIPNASNSNSSMDSIMPGPMIKAEHTVVTQQHNAHPVKKRNLATVTKCNKCNGSGVIIVGGQKKHMHQQIHHQQPEKPFTCNTCGGRFSRYSSLWSHKKLHTGEKNYKCNVCGIAFAKAVYLKNHMRIHTGEKPYKCGTCGMQFSQSPHLKNHERTHSGEKPYVCEVCDKGFARHATLWNHRRIHTGEKPYKCNRCQSAFSQAAHLKNHEKVHSGLKPFKCDICSAAFADRFALKRHRGIHEKYGQTTPLHQNSQGGQSQSNQGQVVHKEEIIEMDEKSREVVITVPHYYRQQYKSESSLETEVKQQPVNDSANSKKFEKLLESQSHPATCNLSCRQATTMYSAGSRKIGGQWRSSVVSVAIAALAVLLLSSVVLALPAPQAVTFSPFYLAQLADYDFGDDPTVVLQCMCSAAAACLPVVGQKHGRRLEKSPGTWPPKMDFFVVDTVGGTSVGTSKCTPSIKLPKRKSIAFDSTARDKNAATGASSTSTAQAAEEESDDDDFGGLPPPGQSIAEALNGNDEPVAIPRNVGRRPGVSLNFVEDVRPTTSRMGSKNRRLTAANELNKTDVAKELRSSILTPAIEKRENLARFTMSDETLQHLNRLERQKTKGKSWFNMPAPEMTPELKNELELIQMRTMLDPKKYYQRAEKKRKLPKYFQIGTVLESPLEHYNERGVKKQKSQTLVDELLADAEFQKFNKRKYAEALELRKKKAYHKAVMKMKKLKKKK, from the exons ATGTTCACTACCAACAACATCCAAACGGCAACAGGCACTCCAATCGGCATTCAGTATCAGACGACGGACatcaacaaaaccaccaaactgGACGGCCAAAAGACAAACCAGCAGACCCCGGAGTTCTCCACCTTCTACGCCAATGTGAATATGATACAGAAGCTAACGCCATCGTCGCAG gGCCTTAGCACGGTCAACTTGGCGCAGCTCTCGGAGGACAATAAGACGGTCCAGTACCTACAACCGTTCAGCTATGCCAACTGTGCGCTGGTCAACCAAATGCCGATACCGAACGGTGTCACCGGAATCACCGTCGACGGTCGGCAGCTGGTGGTCAACAAACCGATCACG AATACCATCTCGAACATTAGCTTCAAGTGCGATGTGTGCGGATTGATGTTTAACCATCTGACGCTGCTGAACCACCACAAGCGAACCCACAATCAGGATGGAGAGACGACATCGGACGCCATTACCGTCGTCACGCAGCCACAAAATTTGCAGGTCCAGGGTCCAAACATCATTTCGGAAACGGGACAAAATCTAGGCCAAATTCAGATCGTCGCCACCGAGGCACTCGAACcggcacagcaacagcagcagctccagcacgcACAGGAtgcccaacaacagcaacaagcccaacagcaacagcagcaacaacagcagcagcaacaacaggttACACATTCGACCAAGGCTGATAAGACACAGAAATGCATCACGTGCAATGGACCGATTCACAACAATCCCAAGCGCAAGGGTCCCAAACTGATTCGCTGTGAATCGTGCATCAACAACGATGGTTCGCAGATGGTTGCAAGGC CGACCCAGATCTTTGTAGCACCGGATGGTGACGTGAAGTTCGAGATAAGCGAAATTCCGAACGCATCCAATAGTAACTCATCGATGGACTCGATCATGCCGGGACCGATGATCAAGGCGGAACACACGGtcgtcacgcagcagcacaatgcGCACCCGGTGAAGAAGCGTAATCTTGCGACGGTCACCAAATGCAACAAGTGCAATGGTTCGGGGGTGATCATTGTCGGTGGTCAAAAGAAGCACATGCATCAACAGatccaccatcagca GCCGGAAAAACCATTCACCTGCAATACATGTGGTGGTCGCTTCTCACGCTACTCCAGCCTCTGGTCCCACAAGAAGCTGCATACGGGCGAGAAGAACTACAAATGTAACGTGTGCGGGATAGCGTTCGCGAAAGCAGTCTATCTGAAGAACCATATGCGCATTCATACGGGCGAAAAGCCCTACAA ATGTGGCACTTGTGGAATGCAGTTTTCGCAATCACCGCATCTGAAGAATCACGAGAGGACACACAGCGGAGAAAAGCCGTACGTTTGTGAG GTCTGCGATAAAGGTTTCGCTCGTCACGCTACTCTGTGGAATCATCGACGTATCCACACCGGCGAGAAACCGTACAAATGCAACCGCTGCCAATCGGCATTCAGTCAAGCTGCCCATTTGAAGAACCACGAAAAG GTTCACTCCGGCTTGAAACCGTTTAAATGTGACATCTGTTCGGCAGCGTTTGCCGATCGTTTCGCCCTCAAGCGGCATCGCGGTATTCACGAAAAATACG GCCAAACGACTCCGTTGCATCAGAACTCACAGGGTGGACAGTCACAGTCGAATCAAGGCCAAGTGGTACACAAAGAAGAGATCATCGAGATGGACGAAAAGTCCCGGGAAGTGGTCATTACTG TTCCGCACTACTACAGACAGCAGTACAAG TCAGAGTCCTCGCTTGAAACTGAAGTGAAGCAACAACCTGTGAACGACAGCGCCAACAGCAAGAAATTCGAAAAACTCCTGGAAAGTCAATCTCATCCTGCAACCTGTAACCTGAGCTGCCGCCAAGCAACAACGATGTATAGCGCGGGATCCAGAAAGATTGGGGGACAGTGGCGATCGTCGGTAGTGTCAGTGGCAATAGCCGCCCTAGCAGTGTTACTGCTGAGTTCTGTCGTTCTGGCGTTACCGGCCCCCCAGGCGGTAACCTTTAGTCCTTTTTATCTAGCCCAGTTGGCCGACTACGACTTCGGAGATGATCCGACG GTCGTTTTACAGTGCATGTGttcagcggcagcggcgtgTTTACCTGTCGTCGGGCAAAAGCATGGTCGCCGTTTAGAAAAATCTCCGGGCACCTGGCCACCAAAAATGGATTTCTTCGTGGTTGATACAGTCGGTGGAACGAGTGTTGGTACCTCAAAATGTACCCCGAGCATAAAACTACCTAAACGAAAATCGATTGCCTTCGATAGCACGGCTAGAGATAAAAACGCTGCCACAGGCGCTTCGTcgaccagcacagcacaagcGGCAGAGGAGGAaagtgatgacgacgattttGGAG GCCTACCGCCTCCCGGACAGAGCATTGCCGAGGCACTGAACGGTAACGATGAACCGGTGGCAATCCCCCGCAATGTCGGCAGACGGCCGGGAGTGTCGTTAAACTTTGTTGAGGATGTGCGACCAACCACGTCACGGATGGGCTCGAAAAACCGGCGACTAACAGCGGCAAATGAGCTCAACAAAACGGATGTTGCCAAGGAGCTACGTAGCTCCATTCTTACGCCGGCGATTGAGAAGCGCGAAAACTTGGCACGATTTACGATGAGCGATGAAACGCTCCAGCATTTGAATCGG CTGGAACGACAGAAAACGAAGGGTAAAAGCTGGTTCAACATGCCTGCACCAGAAATGACACCGGAGCTAAAAAATGAACTGGAACTGATCCAGATGCGCACCATGCTGGATCCAAAGAAGTACTACCAACGAgcggagaagaagcgaaagttgCCAAAGTACTTCCAGATTGGCACGGTACTGGAATCACCGCTCGAGCATTACAACGAGCGGGGTGtgaagaagcaaaaatcaCAAACGCTCGTCGACGAGTTGCTTGCCGATGCCGAGTTCCAGAAGTTCAACAAACGCAAGTATGCCGAAGCGCTGGAGCTGCGTAAGAAGAAGGCGTACCACAAGGCGgtgatgaaaatgaagaagctgaagaagaagaaataa
- the LOC126575793 gene encoding iron-sulfur protein NUBPL, whose product MARSLPKRMPLPGVTHIVVVSSGKGGVGKTTTAVNLAVTLAKQGKHVGLLDGDIFGPSVPRMMNLAEAPLVDDRNMMIPLVNYGVKCLSMGLLVESGPVVWRGPLVMSAIQRLLKGAVWGPLDVLVVDTPPGTGDVHLSLSQNVPIDGVVLVSSPQAAALDITKKGAEMYRTLRVPLIGLVENMSHVVCDKCDNRIEFADNLVEKYTQELAVDVLARVPIEKDVMQCSDRGTPCGHESDTIFRK is encoded by the exons ATGGCACGCAGCTTACCGAAACGAATGCCGCTGCCGGGCGTTACGCACATCGTGGTCGTATCGTCGGGGAAGGGTGGTGTCGGCAAAACGACCACCGCCGTGAATCTGGCCGTTACGCTGGCCAAACAGGGCAAGCACGTGGGCCTACTGGATGGCGACATCTTTGGACCTTCCGTGCCGAGAATGATGAACCTCGCGGAAGCCCCGCTGGTGGATGATCGGAACATGATGATCCCCTTGGTCAACTACGGCGTCAAATG cTTATCAATGGGATTGCTGGTAGAATCGGGACCGGTTGTGTGGCGAGGACCGCTCGTCATGTCGGCTATTCAGCGACTGCTTAAAGGTGCCGTGTGGGGACCGTTAGATGTGCTGGTCGTTGATACTCCGCCCGGAACGGGAGACGTCCATCTGTCCCTCAGCCAGAACGTCCCAATCGatggggtggtgctggtcagtTCACCGCAGGCAGCCGCCCTGGACATCACCAAGAAGGGTGCCGAAATGTATCGCACACTTCGAGTGCCTTTGATTGGCTTGGTAGAGAATATGAGCCACGTGGTGTGCGACAAATGTGATAATAGGATCGAGTTTGCGGACAATCTCGTTGAGAAGTACACGCAGGAGCTTGCCGTGGACGTACTGGCCCGAGTTCCCATCGAAAAGGATGTGATGCAGTGTAGCGATAGGGGCACACCG TGTGGCCACGAAAGTGATACAATTTTTAGAAAGTAA
- the LOC126579615 gene encoding uncharacterized protein LOC126579615 — protein METDNRGNFVWSRELIFRLIDELKANPLLWDQGHEDFKKRKKKRAVLQRIGNKLQLPEKLVRFKIDVLKATFHRYRRLVENRKRDGTPYPKIAWFAYQRLLFLTTSGLTNACAPSKENGIAVKREIPSPFIDEEEYTTTESFIPPANSTVQQNDANWIPPPIPQSSVPDNSAIIIGGLLKVIEDSTRGRRTWPEAMASYVAVMLQQAGERSPAEMRLFHRKLICLVESFQDGTLTKE, from the exons ATGGAAACTGATAACAGGGGAAATTTCGTG TGGTCGCGGGAGTTAATTTTTCGACTCATTGACGAATTAAAAGCAAACCCGTTGCTGTGGGACCAAGGACACGAGGACTTtaagaaacggaagaaaaaaagggccgTGTTGCAGCGGATTGGAAACAAACTGCAGCTGCCGGAGAAATTAGTTCGCTTTAAAATAGATGTGTTGAAAGCCACATTCCATAGATATCGACGACTTgttgaaaacagaaaaagagatGGTACTCCATACCCAAAAATCGCCTGGTTTGCCTATCAGCGACTTCTCTTTTTGACTACCTCTGGGTTAACGAATGCTTGTGCCCCCTCCAAAGAGAATGGGATCGCTGTAAAGAGAGAG ATCCCATCACCCTTCATCGATGAGGAGGAATACACGACGACAGAGTCATTTATACCTCCGGCTAACTCCACAGTGCAGCAAAACGATGCCAACTGGATTCCACCGCCTATTCCCCAAAGTTCAGTACCGGACAATTCAGCAATCATTATCGGAGGTTTGCTGAAAGTAATTGAAGACAGTACGCGTGGCCGTCGAACGTGGCCTGAGGCTATGGCATCGTACGTGGCGGTAATGTTGCAACAAGCTGGCGAACGTTCTCCCGCGGAAATGCGTCTCTTCCATCGCAAACTGATATGCCTGGTGGAAAGTTTCCAAGATGGAACCTTAACTAAAGAGTAA